From the Acinetobacter wanghuae genome, one window contains:
- a CDS encoding FAD-dependent oxidoreductase, which produces MAERLNNDFQFLDVARQDPEKKEIDVRKAEFVEIYKPFTAEIAANQTHRCLGCGNPYCEWKCPVHNYIPNWLKLVSEGRLFQAAELCHQTNTLPEVCGRVCPQDRLCEGACTLNDGFGAVTIGNAEKYINDTAFALGWRPDMSGVKWTDKKVAIIGAGPAGLGCADILVRAGVKPVVFDKRPEIGGLLTFGIPEFKMEKDVMKRRREIFSGMGVEFRLNTEIGTDITIEQLLADYDAVFMGMGTYTYMKGGFAGEDLDGVYDALDFLIANVNRTQGWEKDPSEYISVEGKKVIVLGGGDTAMDCNRTSIRQGATSVTCAYRRDEENMPGSRREVKNAKEEGVEFQFNRQPIEIVGENGKVTGVKVITTQLGEPDSRGRRSPEPIPGSEEILPADAVLLAFGFRTSPAEWFGGANINLDGSGRVVAAEQQQYKFQTSNPKIFAGGDMVRGSDLVVTAIWEGRQAAEGILDYLDI; this is translated from the coding sequence ATGGCTGAACGCCTGAATAATGACTTTCAATTCCTGGATGTAGCACGCCAAGATCCAGAGAAAAAAGAGATTGATGTCCGCAAAGCAGAGTTTGTGGAAATTTATAAACCGTTTACAGCGGAAATTGCAGCAAATCAAACCCATCGTTGTTTGGGTTGTGGTAATCCCTATTGCGAATGGAAATGCCCAGTTCATAACTACATTCCAAACTGGTTAAAACTGGTATCTGAGGGTCGTTTATTCCAAGCGGCTGAATTGTGCCATCAAACCAATACCTTGCCTGAAGTCTGTGGTCGTGTGTGTCCACAAGATCGTTTATGTGAAGGTGCATGTACCTTGAACGATGGCTTTGGTGCTGTGACGATTGGTAATGCTGAAAAATATATTAATGATACTGCTTTCGCATTGGGCTGGCGTCCAGATATGTCAGGCGTGAAATGGACTGATAAAAAAGTCGCAATTATCGGTGCAGGGCCTGCAGGTCTTGGCTGTGCGGATATTTTGGTCCGTGCAGGAGTAAAACCCGTCGTATTTGATAAACGTCCTGAAATTGGCGGCTTACTGACGTTTGGTATTCCAGAATTCAAAATGGAAAAAGACGTAATGAAACGCCGTCGTGAGATTTTCTCAGGCATGGGGGTTGAATTCCGTCTGAATACTGAAATTGGCACAGATATCACCATCGAGCAATTGCTTGCAGATTATGATGCCGTGTTTATGGGTATGGGTACATATACCTATATGAAAGGTGGCTTTGCAGGTGAAGACTTAGACGGTGTTTATGATGCACTTGATTTCTTGATTGCCAATGTCAACCGTACGCAAGGTTGGGAAAAAGATCCATCAGAATACATTTCTGTTGAAGGTAAAAAAGTGATTGTGCTAGGTGGTGGTGATACCGCGATGGACTGTAACCGTACTTCCATTCGTCAAGGTGCAACGTCTGTCACTTGTGCTTACCGCCGTGACGAAGAAAACATGCCAGGTTCGCGTCGTGAAGTCAAAAATGCCAAGGAAGAAGGGGTTGAATTCCAATTCAACCGTCAACCGATCGAAATTGTCGGTGAAAATGGCAAAGTCACAGGCGTGAAAGTCATTACCACACAGTTGGGTGAGCCTGACAGTCGTGGTCGTCGTAGCCCTGAACCTATTCCGGGTTCTGAAGAAATTCTACCTGCGGATGCTGTGTTACTGGCATTTGGTTTCCGTACCAGTCCAGCCGAGTGGTTTGGCGGTGCGAACATTAATCTTGATGGCTCTGGACGTGTGGTTGCAGCAGAGCAGCAACAATATAAATTCCAAACCTCAAATCCGAAGATTTTCGCCGGTGGTGATATGGTGCGCGGTTCAGATCTTGTGGTGACTGCGATTTGGGAAGGTCGCCAAGCAGCTGAAGGTATCTTGGATTATTTAGATATCTAA
- the gltB gene encoding glutamate synthase large subunit: MPSPNNVAPTQGLYQPDEFKDNCGFGLIAHMQGDASHHLVKTAIHSLSCMTHRGGIAADGKTGDGCGLLLAMPKAFFREEAKRLSDITLSEVFAVGTVFLSLDPAVAAHAKQVLAKEIEAEGCKVIAWRVVPTNNDALGSIAMQSLPAFEQIIVNCPIGVTEVEFNRKLFMARRRAEQLLVNDASFYVTTLCSTVISYKGLMMPAAIADFYTDLADERLESHIVVFHQRFSTNTLPRWPLAQPFRYVAHNGEINTITANRNWAVARTPKFENPLLPGLTELNPIVNRTGSDSSSLDNMLEILVGGGMDLFRALRMLVPPAWQNVETLDADLRAFYEFNSKHMEAWDGPAGLVIQDGRHAICMLDRNGLRPARWVITKNGYITLASEIGVWGYEPEDVVSKGRVGPGQILVVDTQTGKVLDTSDVSNHLKRMRPYRQWLRENSVRVQGSPELEEYLCDQGLKNDALKAAQKMFMVTFEERDQLLRPIAESGQEAVGSMGDDTPMAVLSRQVRHVSDYFRQQFAQVTNPPIDPLRESIVMSLETCFGREQNVFEQGPEHADRLIVSSPVLSNSKMHQIRTLGRAGYEIADIDLNYAETEGLQAAITRICEESAQAIRDGKTLLVLSDKKIREGYLPANAFMVTGAVHHHLMNAGLRTDANLVIETGFARDAHQFAVLLGFGATAIYPYLAYDVINDLIAKGELLGDPIYAQNNFRKGIEKGLLKVLSKMGISTVASYRGGQLFEAVGLSNEVVDTCFAGVPSRIQGATFVDLENDQKQLADIAWKNRKPIDQGGLLKFVFGKEYHAFNPDVINSLHKAVRSGNYADFKEYAELVNTRPIATIRDLFKLKTENSIPVEQVESVEDILPRFDSAGMSLGALSPEAHEAIAIAMNTIGGRSNSGEGGEDPARYGTIRNSKIKQIASGRFGVTPAYLTSAEVLQIKVAQGAKPGEGGQLPGGKVNGLIARLRYSVPGVTLISPPPHHDIYSIEDLSQLIFDLKQVNPQAMVSVKLVSEPGVGTIAAGVAKAYADFITISGYDGGTAASPLSSIHHAGSPWELGLSEAHQALRVNDLRGKVRVQTDGGLKTGLDVVKAAILGAESFGFGSTPMIALGCKYLRICHLNNCATGVATQQDHLRQEHYIGEPQMLINFFTFIAEETREWLAALGVSSLKDLIGRTDLLEVLPGETEKHGHLDLSKLLESHPAAEGKAQYCQVEGNAPFDKGVLAEKMVAEILPAIEEGTGGEYYFSIGNCDRSIGARLSGEIARRYGNLSMEAHPVKVNLNGTAGQSLGVWNAGGLHIKLEGDANDYVGKGMAGGRISIFPPKGSPFQTQNTAIIGNTCLYGATGGKLFAAGTAGERFAVRNSGAFAVIEGAGDHCCEYMTGGIVTVLGKVGHNFGAGMTGGFAYVLDLDNDFVDHYNHELIELNRISTEAMEEHKSFLGRILDEHIQETGSAWAYKIRNEFDFYSRKFWLVKPKAANLQTLLKTTQADPQ; the protein is encoded by the coding sequence ATGCCATCGCCGAACAATGTAGCTCCCACTCAAGGTTTATATCAACCCGATGAGTTTAAAGATAACTGTGGTTTTGGCTTAATTGCCCACATGCAAGGTGATGCAAGCCATCACTTGGTCAAGACCGCGATTCATAGTTTAAGTTGTATGACCCACCGTGGTGGTATTGCCGCAGATGGCAAAACCGGAGATGGTTGTGGTCTTTTATTGGCGATGCCAAAAGCATTTTTCCGTGAAGAAGCGAAACGACTGAGTGATATTACCCTCAGTGAAGTATTTGCTGTCGGTACGGTATTTTTAAGTTTAGATCCTGCTGTTGCAGCACATGCAAAGCAAGTACTTGCGAAAGAAATTGAAGCGGAAGGCTGTAAAGTTATTGCTTGGCGTGTCGTGCCAACCAATAACGATGCATTGGGTTCAATCGCGATGCAATCTTTACCTGCATTTGAACAAATTATTGTGAATTGCCCAATTGGGGTGACTGAAGTTGAATTTAACCGTAAGTTGTTCATGGCACGCCGTCGTGCAGAACAATTATTGGTGAATGATGCTTCTTTTTATGTCACCACTTTATGTTCAACAGTGATTAGCTATAAAGGTTTGATGATGCCAGCAGCCATTGCTGACTTCTATACAGATCTGGCGGATGAGCGTTTAGAATCGCATATTGTCGTGTTCCATCAACGTTTCTCGACCAATACTTTGCCGCGTTGGCCTTTAGCGCAACCATTCCGCTATGTCGCGCACAATGGTGAAATCAATACCATTACAGCAAACCGTAATTGGGCAGTCGCACGTACACCAAAATTTGAAAACCCATTATTGCCAGGTTTAACTGAGCTGAATCCAATCGTCAACCGTACCGGTTCGGATTCATCGAGCTTAGACAATATGCTTGAGATTTTGGTCGGTGGTGGCATGGATTTATTCCGTGCACTGCGTATGCTCGTGCCACCTGCATGGCAAAATGTCGAAACTTTAGATGCAGATTTACGTGCATTCTACGAATTTAACTCTAAGCATATGGAAGCGTGGGATGGTCCTGCTGGACTTGTGATTCAAGATGGTCGACATGCCATTTGTATGCTCGATCGTAATGGTTTACGTCCTGCGCGCTGGGTGATTACCAAAAATGGTTACATCACCCTCGCATCTGAAATTGGTGTTTGGGGCTATGAACCTGAAGATGTCGTTTCTAAAGGTCGTGTCGGTCCGGGTCAGATCCTTGTTGTCGATACGCAAACTGGAAAAGTACTCGATACCAGTGATGTGAGCAATCATCTCAAACGCATGCGTCCATATCGTCAATGGTTACGTGAGAACTCTGTGCGCGTTCAAGGTAGCCCAGAACTTGAAGAATATTTATGTGATCAAGGCTTAAAAAATGACGCCTTGAAAGCGGCACAAAAAATGTTCATGGTTACCTTTGAAGAGCGTGATCAATTGTTACGCCCCATTGCTGAAAGTGGTCAAGAAGCGGTTGGTTCAATGGGGGATGATACGCCAATGGCGGTGTTATCTCGTCAAGTACGTCATGTATCCGATTACTTCCGTCAGCAGTTTGCACAGGTAACCAATCCACCGATCGATCCATTACGTGAATCGATTGTGATGTCGTTGGAAACCTGTTTTGGTCGTGAACAGAATGTGTTTGAACAAGGTCCTGAACACGCAGATCGCTTAATTGTTTCTAGCCCAGTCTTGTCTAATTCAAAAATGCATCAGATTCGTACTTTGGGTCGGGCGGGTTATGAAATTGCCGATATTGATCTGAACTATGCGGAAACTGAAGGTCTGCAAGCCGCAATTACACGTATTTGTGAAGAATCCGCGCAAGCGATTCGTGATGGCAAAACTCTATTAGTACTGTCTGATAAAAAAATTCGTGAAGGTTACTTGCCTGCCAATGCCTTTATGGTGACAGGTGCAGTTCATCATCATTTGATGAATGCAGGTTTACGTACCGACGCAAACTTAGTGATTGAAACAGGCTTTGCCCGCGATGCGCATCAATTTGCGGTCTTACTTGGCTTTGGTGCAACAGCAATCTATCCATATCTTGCCTATGATGTGATTAATGATTTAATCGCAAAAGGCGAGTTATTGGGTGACCCAATTTATGCCCAAAATAATTTCCGTAAAGGCATTGAAAAAGGCTTACTCAAAGTCTTATCAAAAATGGGTATTTCAACGGTTGCTTCGTATCGTGGCGGTCAGCTTTTCGAAGCTGTTGGTTTATCCAATGAAGTGGTTGATACATGTTTTGCAGGTGTACCAAGTCGTATTCAAGGCGCAACTTTTGTAGATCTTGAAAATGATCAAAAACAATTGGCAGATATTGCGTGGAAAAATCGTAAGCCGATTGATCAAGGTGGTTTGCTGAAATTTGTGTTCGGTAAGGAATATCACGCATTTAACCCAGATGTGATTAATTCGCTACACAAAGCCGTGCGTTCAGGTAACTACGCTGACTTTAAAGAATATGCAGAGTTGGTGAATACCCGTCCAATCGCGACGATTCGTGATCTATTTAAACTTAAAACTGAGAATTCAATTCCAGTTGAGCAAGTCGAATCTGTAGAAGATATTCTGCCACGTTTTGACTCTGCGGGTATGTCTCTCGGTGCATTGTCACCAGAAGCGCATGAAGCGATTGCAATTGCCATGAACACCATTGGTGGTCGTTCAAATTCAGGTGAGGGCGGCGAAGATCCTGCGCGTTACGGCACGATTCGTAACTCGAAAATTAAACAAATTGCATCGGGTCGTTTCGGTGTAACACCAGCGTACTTAACTTCTGCTGAAGTATTGCAGATTAAAGTCGCGCAAGGTGCAAAACCGGGTGAAGGTGGTCAGTTGCCAGGTGGTAAAGTGAATGGCTTAATTGCACGTTTACGTTACTCAGTACCGGGCGTAACTTTAATTTCACCACCACCGCATCATGATATTTATTCGATTGAAGATTTATCACAATTGATCTTTGACTTAAAACAAGTCAATCCTCAAGCGATGGTGTCGGTAAAACTCGTATCTGAACCGGGTGTGGGGACGATTGCTGCCGGTGTGGCAAAAGCCTATGCTGACTTTATTACCATTTCAGGTTATGACGGTGGTACAGCAGCATCTCCGTTATCCTCAATTCACCATGCGGGTTCACCGTGGGAATTGGGTTTAAGCGAAGCACATCAAGCACTTCGTGTGAATGACTTGCGTGGCAAAGTCCGTGTACAAACCGATGGCGGTTTGAAAACGGGTCTAGATGTGGTGAAAGCTGCGATTTTGGGTGCTGAAAGCTTTGGCTTTGGCTCAACGCCAATGATTGCACTCGGTTGTAAATATCTACGCATCTGTCACTTAAATAACTGTGCAACTGGTGTCGCAACGCAGCAAGATCATCTTCGTCAAGAGCATTACATTGGCGAGCCACAAATGCTGATTAACTTCTTCACCTTTATTGCGGAAGAAACCCGTGAATGGTTGGCAGCACTTGGTGTATCAAGCTTAAAAGATTTGATTGGTCGTACCGATTTACTTGAAGTTTTACCGGGTGAAACTGAAAAGCATGGGCATTTAGATTTAAGTAAACTCCTTGAGTCGCATCCTGCTGCGGAAGGTAAAGCACAGTATTGCCAAGTAGAAGGCAATGCACCGTTTGATAAAGGCGTGTTGGCTGAAAAAATGGTGGCTGAAATTTTACCTGCCATTGAAGAAGGCACCGGTGGTGAATACTACTTCAGCATTGGTAACTGTGACCGTTCAATTGGTGCGCGCCTTTCAGGTGAAATTGCACGTCGTTATGGCAACTTGAGCATGGAAGCCCATCCAGTCAAAGTGAATTTGAATGGTACAGCAGGTCAGTCGCTCGGGGTTTGGAATGCAGGTGGTTTGCATATCAAACTTGAAGGCGATGCCAATGACTATGTGGGTAAAGGTATGGCAGGCGGAAGAATTTCAATCTTCCCACCAAAAGGTTCACCGTTCCAAACTCAAAATACGGCAATTATTGGGAACACATGCTTGTATGGTGCAACAGGCGGTAAGCTCTTTGCTGCTGGAACTGCAGGCGAACGTTTTGCAGTACGTAACTCAGGTGCTTTCGCGGTGATTGAAGGTGCAGGCGACCATTGCTGTGAATATATGACCGGTGGTATTGTGACTGTGCTCGGTAAAGTTGGACATAACTTCGGTGCAGGTATGACAGGCGGTTTTGCTTATGTACTTGATTTAGATAATGACTTTGTCGATCATTACAACCATGAATTGATTGAGCTGAATCGTATTTCGACAGAAGCGATGGAAGAACATAAATCGTTCTTGGGTCGTATCTTAGATGAACATATTCAAGAAACAGGTAGTGCTTGGGCGTACAAAATCCGCAACGAGTTTGATTTCTACAGTCGTAAGTTCTGGTTGGTGAAACCAAAAGCCGCGAACTTACAAACGCTGTTAAAAACCACTCAAGCTGATCCACAATAA